One window of Salmo salar chromosome ssa11, Ssal_v3.1, whole genome shotgun sequence genomic DNA carries:
- the ecscr gene encoding endothelial cell-specific chemotaxis regulator isoform X1 produces MDLLLYPVPLLSVFLLIPAVSAQSAINQTNQIEVSMVTSPTTLSSNTIHVAGSVTTPTTAHPMTDVTSSPALSPPGNNPLVTTLSVLQSTTSPGNDSSDNEAPTSSLRLSCPNVRSSAQTKIPSTHSQDTAAGPVLGSTAAATATTSTSVTSPEGPKGTHTDIPPTQSPDKSLTMLAFGVMSLILILVIIMVVLVTVVNLKDKCSNSKEEGKKSSDSVVSESNVTFSGEKESITLISMKTINTETDTDSPQVSSIHSTTLDYEEQELNTDLLNNKLV; encoded by the exons ATGGATCTGCTTCTGTATCCTGTCCCTCTGCTGAGTGTGTTTCTCCTCATTCCAGCAG TTTCAGCCCAATCTGCCATCAATCAGACCAACCAGATAGAGGTTTCCATGG TGACCTCACCCACAACACTGTCATCCAACACTATTCATGTGGCTGGCAGCGTAACCACCCCAACTACAGCCCATCCAATGACTGATGTGACATCATCCCCAGCACTCTCACCGCCAG ggAACAACCCTCTTGTGACAACCCTCAGTGTCCTGCAATCAACAACCTCACCTG GAAATGACAGCAGTGACAATGAGGCACCCACATCCTCACTTCGACTATCGTGTCCTAATGTCAGAAGCTCTGCTCAGACTAAAATACCTAGTACGCACTCACAAGACACTGCTGCTGGACCAG TCTTAGGATCAACAGCTGCTGCAACAGCAACTACTTCGACCTCTGTGACTTCCCCTGAGGGACCCaaagggacacacacagacatccctCCCACTCAGTCACCGGACAAGAGCCTCACCATGCTCGCCTTTG GTGTCATGAGTTTAATCCTCATTCTCGTCATTATCATGGTGGTTTTAGTAACAGTGGTCAACCTAAAAGACAAGTGCAGCAACTCCAAGGAGGAAG GTAAAAAGAGCAGTGATTCTGTGGTGTCTGAAAG CAATGTCACGTTTAGTGGAGAAAAAGAGAGCATCACTTTGATCTCCATGAAGACCATTAACACAGAAACTG aCACAGACTCCCCCCAGGTCTCCTCCATTCACAGTACAACACTGGACTATGAGGAGCAGGAGCTAAACACAGACCTACTGAACAATAAG CTGGTGTGA
- the ecscr gene encoding endothelial cell-specific chemotaxis regulator isoform X2: protein MDLLLYPVPLLSVFLLIPAVTSPTTLSSNTIHVAGSVTTPTTAHPMTDVTSSPALSPPGNNPLVTTLSVLQSTTSPGNDSSDNEAPTSSLRLSCPNVRSSAQTKIPSTHSQDTAAGPVLGSTAAATATTSTSVTSPEGPKGTHTDIPPTQSPDKSLTMLAFGVMSLILILVIIMVVLVTVVNLKDKCSNSKEEGKKSSDSVVSESNVTFSGEKESITLISMKTINTETDTDSPQVSSIHSTTLDYEEQELNTDLLNNKLV from the exons ATGGATCTGCTTCTGTATCCTGTCCCTCTGCTGAGTGTGTTTCTCCTCATTCCAGCAG TGACCTCACCCACAACACTGTCATCCAACACTATTCATGTGGCTGGCAGCGTAACCACCCCAACTACAGCCCATCCAATGACTGATGTGACATCATCCCCAGCACTCTCACCGCCAG ggAACAACCCTCTTGTGACAACCCTCAGTGTCCTGCAATCAACAACCTCACCTG GAAATGACAGCAGTGACAATGAGGCACCCACATCCTCACTTCGACTATCGTGTCCTAATGTCAGAAGCTCTGCTCAGACTAAAATACCTAGTACGCACTCACAAGACACTGCTGCTGGACCAG TCTTAGGATCAACAGCTGCTGCAACAGCAACTACTTCGACCTCTGTGACTTCCCCTGAGGGACCCaaagggacacacacagacatccctCCCACTCAGTCACCGGACAAGAGCCTCACCATGCTCGCCTTTG GTGTCATGAGTTTAATCCTCATTCTCGTCATTATCATGGTGGTTTTAGTAACAGTGGTCAACCTAAAAGACAAGTGCAGCAACTCCAAGGAGGAAG GTAAAAAGAGCAGTGATTCTGTGGTGTCTGAAAG CAATGTCACGTTTAGTGGAGAAAAAGAGAGCATCACTTTGATCTCCATGAAGACCATTAACACAGAAACTG aCACAGACTCCCCCCAGGTCTCCTCCATTCACAGTACAACACTGGACTATGAGGAGCAGGAGCTAAACACAGACCTACTGAACAATAAG CTGGTGTGA